The nucleotide window CTCCCCCAACCTGCTGgaatgctcttcctaatgctTCCAGGATACCATTGGCCATCTTGGCCccaagggcactgctggctcatggactgCTCATTGTCCACCATGACCCCatgtccttctctgcagagctgcttcccatcAGGTCactccccagcctgtgctggtgccagggctattcctccccaggtgcaggaccctgcacttgcctttgttgaatttcagacaCTTCTCTGCTGATCTCTCTTACCTGTCAGGGTCCTTCTGAAGGGTTGCACAGGCTCTGGTGTATTGGCCACTTGTCCCAGCTTTGTGTTGTCAGTGATTCTAATGCTGAGAAGGCATCTACCACTTCATCTAAATCATTGATGAATAAGTTAAACTATATTGGGCCCAGTATTGAGCCTTGGGGGACACAACTAATGATGAGCCTCCAAATACACCCTGTGCCACTGATTACAACCCACTGGGATCTGCCATTCAGTCAGTTCTCAATCTATCTCACTGTCTACTCCATCAAATGTATGCATAATACTTAGCAGAAAAATTGTTCAATGGGAACAATCATTACATAAGTTGTTTTCGTTTTGCTGTCAGGTGTTTTTCACTTAAGAAATCCAGGGCACAGGGTTATATGAGGGGAACCCCTCATATAACTTATTAtcttaaagattaaaaaaatgattCTGCAGTAACAGTACTACTTCTCACAATCCCCTGTCTTGGACTACTGGGAAATGTAGTGAAAATGAGGCAAGAAATAGACAGATCCATTTTAGTATTTTGTGCACCCTTGCTAGGTGCTTTCCCTCCAGAGTATTTTTTCTACAGCACTTTATCTTTACATATAATGGAAATACTAGGCTCTTAATGTGTCAGACTGTCTTAttgtaaaatgtttaatttcttaGTAAACAGCTTTGAGACTTCAGTTTTGTCCAGGTATTGATCCTTTTAGTATCAAAAAATTCTATTTAGGTTTTCAGATAAAGAACATAATGGCTTTTCATTATGCATGTCAAGAGTCAGTGACTAACCTTTCATGGAGGAAAGGGCTGTATAAGATACTGGTATAGGGCCATCCACAAGAAGTAGAAGTTTATTACCAGCAATGCAGGAGTTCCTCAGTCAAAAATGACTGTCACAGAATGATGCTCATAAttctgcagagccagcagtcctgctgtgctggctgaatGCTGGATACCATGGTGCTTGGCAGATAATTGCTCAGTCTGTGATGATACATGTCATTTGGTTTCATAGGTTTCTGACATCAACATTGTTATGCAAAATGTCATATTCCACATCATTTCCATTTTGACTGAAGTATTGAATCTGGTCCTGCCTGCCCTTTCCCCTGCTTGCATTGTTTCACTTGCTTTCTTCTGCTTGGCTGTTATGTAGGCAGAGGTACTTCACTGACTTAAATACTTTTCCTCATTGTTTACCATATAATGGTAGCTTTTGCTGTAGCTTCCACCTTGTGTTGGTTCATGGGGCAGTCCTGTGCAGGGACAAGAGCTGGACTCAGGGGATCTTGTGGATCCTTTTCAACTCAGGATATGCTGTGACTCCATGATTCTCTTACCTTTTTTCACTTTGGTTTTTAAACTAGCTTTCAGTATGATTGGGCTATGTTGATTTGACTGAACTAGCAGTTATTTGTAAGCTTCCTCGAGCTGTTTCTCACATGCGCTGTCTGCAAAATGAATCTGTCTTGCAGGCTAACTTGCTCACTTTACATAGAGGTATTTTTGCTCTGACTTAAGTGAATTTGATCTGCTAATATTTCATAAGTAAATTCAAGTTTCACCTTCTGCTTAGGGAAGGACCATTAATAGATGCAGAATCTCTGTAAGCATTTTATACACTCCACAGTTGATGGCAGTCAAAGACTTTAGAGTGCTTTTTCCCTGTTAGCTCTAAGCATTGCATCTTGTATTTGCTCTTTTCTGTAACCAGGCTGTTTATTGTGGTACTGTCAGTTGCAGTTTACTTCCAtccatttttgttctttttccacttcctcatatttgttcatttttcctctctctgacttttttcaaaatacaaaatcttATTCTGCAGTTATTTATCTAGGATCAGCTGATGCATGTTGATAGAAATCCACATTCTTCTGGCTTGTTGCCCCAAGATTTCAAGGGTTATACTCTATTATGTCAATATATTATCTCTTTTCTCACTTTTGAGAGTTACATGTCAGGATAGTACTATCAGCTAGATCAGAGCTTTAATTTTGGGTAGACCTCCTCCAAATTTTATTGCTGATATAATCCTTTCCTTACTTTggttctttttccccccagtacTATTTATCACAGCACTAGAATATCAGCATTCATATATCCTTGAGTAGCTTTTTGGGTTTATTTACTGGATGACTGAGTGCCCTTACTCTACCAGTTAAATCCTGTCCTTAGCACTTTCATTGAAATCTGCTTGCTGCTGCACTCgtatttttgtgctgttttgcaAACTTTGGTGTCTTTTTCTCTAAGGGAGAAGACAGATCAGCTGTTTATTTTGCAATCTGAGATTGCCTTAAACATGCTGATCTTGAGCCTTCTTCTTTAGAAAgcctttttcttcagtttcttctcCAACATAGTAGTATTTccaatattgaaaaaaatgatTAAGATTCAGTATGTGTTCTGCTGGCCTTAATCTGCTTTATCTTATTTCCCTTAGAGTTCTTTGTCTGCAATATGGTACTAGAATGTGTGTATTTGTGTAGTGTCCGTGTGACAGTTTCATTCAACTTTatcctgtccttccttcctttgctgATTTTCAATCCATGAAGATAACCATCAAGCAGTATCTTTTCATGATATACCCAGCTAGAGAAAATAGACCATTGATTCAGTTTTCAGTAATGGAGtggatttgttttcccttcccattttcctgagATAACTTTGGCTCCTTAACACAAGGAATTTTAGAGGAAGTTACTCAACAAAACCCTGGTAAACTAAGCTTTACTCACCTAAACTTACAACCTGAACTTAGACCATATGGGGAACTTATAGTCTATACAGAAGAAAGAGACATATTCTGAAATGCATTCAGTGTGGGAATTGTGAATTTGCTGCTCTGAATTGATCTCTAGAGGATCCTTCCTCAACGTATTGATGGCAGAGGGAGACTTTGTTCATTATTAGTGTGTAGTAGTAGGCAATACTAATAATTAAGAATGCTTTTTGGGATGTCAGTTCCAGGctgggttggtttggttttttttttctttttttcttttttcttttttcttttttcttttttcttttttcttttttctttttttttttttctgttttttgggggttttttttgggtttttttgttttgttttgttttttttgttttgtttttgttttgttttggtttttttgtttgtttttttgttttttgttttttgttttttgttttttttgtttacagcTCTCACTGTAATACATCTGCttggtgtttttaaaatgcacaaccacagattttggttttttatgtgTTCTGTACTTTCATCTGAATAGGCCTTTGTATCTCTATCCTCTGGCTACACACTGACAAGCAATTTTGCTTCTATAGCTTCTGAATATCTTTTATGCTTGcttgtttccattttattctttattttctgattaaatGATAACAGAAATCTGTTTAGTAGATTAGAAGATCCTTAAGACCATGAAATTTCTTTTAAGGCCTCCCACCAagcttttgtgtattttctaCTATTATGGAATTGCTGAGGCATAAAGTCAGCTTGGAAAATCTTACTAAAGATGCTGAACGTCTGTACTTCCACTGGCCTTAGAAGGAAATGAGGATGTCAGAGcacatacattttttaaaacaacctttttttttttcatctcttgcctttagttttgtttggggttttttgtggatttttaaattctgctgaagtaataaaactttatttaaattAGTATTGTCAGGATCAAAGGTAAGAAAATCTTCAGAAGCTTGCATAGTATACATGGCTCCTTTGCACTTCATCCCTGAGAATGAATGCATAGATTGTAAATGTGTATCTTTTAGCTCCTTAAGAATGTTAAACTTCTTTCATATTGCAGGCTGTGTTGACCCTAAAAGCAgatgaaggagggaaaaagggatttcCTTTACAACTGTTCCCACTAGAAGATGATGCAGTTGTGCATTTATTCTGCAATGGATGCTGTACCAGTGTTGCAATATTGTGctggtatttaaaaaacaaaacaaaccaaaaaaaaacaaaacaaaacaacaaaaaaaaaaaaataggaatgtAGACAGAGAGATTacttatattaaaaatattcttggtTTTTAACACTTGTAAGTAAATCTCCGTAGATAGGTTTCCAAAATACATAAAACTGTATATAAATTAGTTACCCACCACCTaagcaaaacctgaaaatatgtattttttatatttaaaacctgaaaatatgtacgttttggaaataaaaatgtgagtGAGAAAGGTTAGTCTATTCCCTTATCCTTAATGTGATGGAAATCCCTATTTtaatttctggggtttttttcttctaggtTGGGAATGTCAAGAGGAGAATCAACAAAGCTCACTGCAGTGCAGAACAATGATGAAGATGAAAGCAATTCTTTGTGCGGATCTTCTGGCACACCTGGTCCTTCTAAGCAAGCAACCTTTGAGGATCAAGAGGAGAAAGGTGCTAAAGTTCCACCTTTACCAGAGAGAGAGTATAGTCCATCTCATTCTAGTATGGAACAGGTTCCTGTCAAGGATCTAACAGCAGATTCTGAAGATATACTGATACCTGAAGAATCAGTCATTCAGGAGGAAATTGCTGAAGAGGTCGAGACAAGTATTTGTGAATGCCAAGAGGAGAACCATAAGCCAGAACATGAGTTTTCTGAGGAGTCTGTAAGTCCAGGTGGCACAAATGAGGAAACAGAGGCAGTACAGCTTGCAGACAGCACTGAGTCCTGTGTCATGATGAATGATGTAACTGATACTGTATCTCGCATTGAAATTAAAGTAGAGTTGAAGTCAGAATGCCCTCAGGAGGAGATGTCAGTTGTGATAGATCAGCTGGAGGATTGCATATCACCAGCACGATCAGCTTCATCCACAAACTCTGTCAGCGGTACAGCTGAGAAGGATTCTGAGTCTGCAAAAGAGCTAATTGTGCCAGAAATGCAAAGTGCTGCTCTGGAAGGCTCCTTGTTCGCTGGTGGAGGCGTTGCAGTGGATATGGAGCTTCATAGCGACCCTGAGGAACAGTTGTCTGAGAATGCTTGTATTTCTGaaacttccttttcctctggaagTCCAGAAGTTTGTATTGCCTCTCCTGGAGGAGACACTCAGTCGACTTCAGAGGAACCCTGTACTCCAGCATCTCTTGAAACAGCTTGCTCATCTGAAGTGTCCAGTTCTGAAAATATTGAAGGTGATAGTCAGCAAAAGGCCAGTGATGAGAACTTGCACACACCCTTAATGTCAGAAATGTCTCCAATGTCCACCTCACCTGTAACCTCAGAAGCATCTTTGATGTCAAATTTACCTTTAACATCAGAGGCATCACCAGCTTCTAATTTACCTTTACCATCAGAAACATCTCCAATGTCTGATTTGCCTTTAACATCAGAAACATCTTCAGTATCTTCTGTTCTTCTAACTTCTGAAACATTTGTGACAAATAGTTTGCCTCTTCCATCAGAGATATCTCCAGTTTCTAATTCCCCAAGCAGTGAAAGACTTACTCTGCAACAAAGGAAATCACCATGTTTGTTGGAAGACTCCCTTCCCACTCTGAAAGAAGAAAGCTCTGTCATTCCTAAGGTGGTTCAAGAAGAGAATCTTGTTCAGCCAAAACAACATCAGAGTGCCCCTGAAAATATGAAAGTTGGTCCATTAACAATTATACCTGATACTTCAGTATTGGAAGAGTCCCAAAGCAAAAACCTCAGTCATCAACCATGTAAGTCACATTCTGAAATTGAGAAATCCTACATTGCATCCATCCCAGAACACACTGTTCCAGAGGtgatcaaaaataaaaatcacagtgtTCAGCAAAGAAGTGACAAGAAAGGTACACTCTTGCCTTCAGAGGTGTCTGTCTTATCCGAAGGATCACTTGGCAAAAATGTCGAATTGCTTCCATCAAAGCCACATGATAAACTATATACCTCATCTCTAGAGAAAGCTACATTCTCTGAAGTGTGCAGAAGTAAATCTCACAAGCTAACAGGCAGCACCCAAAATCGTTTAGAGAGTTCACATTCTTCCAAATCTTTAGAACCCACAAAATCACCGGAAGCAAGAAATGACAGTAGAGACCCAGAGATCccaaagaggaaaacagcagaacAGCACAGTTTTGGAATCTGTAAAGAGAAGAGAGCTAGAATAGATGATGATCTGCCTAATCGTAGTGCTTCATCAACAAGTCCATCTGATAAAGAACAGCCACCCAGAGAGGAACCCCGAGTTCCACCCCTTAAGGTAAAGTAATGAATAAATAGGGTGGcttggaaacaaaatatttattatgtcCATCTATGAACTGCATACAGGCACAGTACATGGTATATTTTTTGGGGATGTATAAGAGTTGTTAGTACTGATGGTTTTGCTTTACTATTATATTTCCACCATGCCAAATTACTTCTGATACAGATATATCTACAGTTGGTCAGTAGAGGTCTTTGctaaaaaattgattttgtttgtGGGAGAGCTCTCCAGTATCCATGGCTTAATTGAATTCAAGATCTTCCCCATCAGTCCCATGCAGCACTTGTTTTTCTGATTGCCCGTCTGTATTTTGTGCTTGTTCTTCTGTGGATGTCTTCTCCAGCAAGCATGACTAATAAGTGTTATCATAACAGTACTTAGAAAAACAACCATCACTTTAATCCAAAAAGAGAACCAAGAGTCAGAATAGATAGCTTTGTTAATGGcaaagcaaaaggcaaaaaaatacaCCATCTAAGCAAACACGTATATGTGTATTTTTCTGCTATGTAAGAAAGtatatttcagttggaaaaggtttttttgtaACAGAGAGTTCTGTAGATTCAGTTATATATAGGCTCAGTGTTTTGAACCTTTTCATTTTGTACTTGATGACTTCAGCCAAGTTTAAGATccaatttaatgtatttaagtCATTGGCTTTGCATTACTAGTTCTTGATTATTCAAAAATGcccttttctgcatttatttttaacttctgtaGTCACTGAACATTGTTAATATGGCCAGGAGGGCAAATAGACTAATAGGCTTTAATCACTAGTGCAGAAGCATATttcagataatttatttttaagagcagTGATGCAATTGGAAGTTAGCCCTGTTCTGAGTTTAGTGATGTTCTTTCATATTTGGAAGGTTCTATCTAGCCTAATAAATTCTAATAACTCTCTAAgcataaaggaaataaatcacTAGGGAATAAAAAAAGGTCATTactataataatattaaaaaataaccaaGCACTTAGAGCTCTTGGAGTTCTGGTAATGCAAAGTGGAATCTGAAAAGAGTTGCTGCTGAAACTGAAAGCAGAATGTTTTGAAGAATTGTGGGCAGTCAATTCTAGTATGctttttgtgtaaaaaaaatTTGGCTTTATCATCTCACCAACAAACCCCTATCATTTGTAagtaaaggaggaaaaaagagccCTTGTTCTTCTGTCATTCTGTTGTATGTCACTTCCCATCATATCTTATGACTACTTTTTCTACAAATACTACCTAGTTTTCTTCTCAGTTCATTCCAGAAGATAAGTCATAGCATTAACCACTAAGTCCTATTGCAAGAGACAGCCAGTAGACATATGtccattttaagaaattaaacttttttttgccAGCCTTGGGGTATCCTGAGAGAGTGTGTGAGTTACAAAGTGGTTCCAAGATTCTTAATCCTGAAAAACTATATGCCTAATTAGGAACATCCTAATAATTCCAGTGATTTTACAGGTTATTATTTTGCTTAAAGTGCttgatatttaaatttttaatatttgtgtgTTTACTATTTATAGTCTTGaggatttaatttttgaagttcAGTAATGAAAGAGTTGTCCAGGAATGTACTAAAGCAAGTCTCTTAAAAATGCaagtgaggaaagaaaaggcataTCCTTTAATGACTCACTTCTGCACCTTTTAAATCCTCCATGGTAGAGGTTGGAAAACAGGCTCAGTGGAGATACCACTACATCCTGTCTAATGGCAAGATTTGTTGTCTGGTTTATAAGCAAAACACAGGCTTAATCACTGGTGACCAAGGAGAAAGGCACTACAAGATTGTTACTTTTTCACATGTTTGCAGGAAAGAGTTGCTTGCAGGTTCTTGTCCAGTATCACTGCACAAGGCTTGCTGATCATCTCAGGTAGATGCACTGAATATAAAACAGGTCTGACAAATTGTATCTGATAAGCATCATGTTGTTATCCAGTTCAATCTTTTTTCCTGTCAGAAGGATCAGTGTGAGTAGGCTAATACAGGTGTCATATTCACTCTGGAGGATGATAAAATATTGAAGCATAAATATCATTAAGTTTTAGCAGGTTTTTGTCCACCTGCACTGAATAGTAATTCCTTTAATTACCTTTCTCTGACCCTTAAAGAGACAGCTGGTTATTTTAGTGAGTTGATGATCTCATTAAaatttactgggtttttttctttttcttcctttagatTCAGCTTTCAAAAATTGGACCACCTTTTATCATCAAGAGCCAGCCTGTTTCTAAACCAGAACCTCGAGTTTCCCCAAGTACATCAGTCAGCAGTGGGAGAAACACTGGGGCTAGAACTCTGGCAGATATCAAAGCAAGAGCTCAGCAAGCAAGAGCccaaagagaagctgcagctgcagcagccgtggcagcagctgccagcataGTCTCTGGTGCAATGGGGACCCCATGCGAAGGTGGAAAGACAAGAACGCTGGCACACATCAAGGAGCAAACAAAGGCCAAGCTATTTGCAAAGCATCAAGCCAGAGCTCATTTACTCCAGACTAGTAAAGAATCTAAGTCACAGTTCAGCTCAAAGGAAAGTAGTACCTCATCTCTGGAGATACCAACGACTACTGACACAAAGATTGAAGGTTCTACTGGTGTCATTATAGTTAATCCTAACTGCAGGTCCCCTAGCAACAAGTCTTCTCATCACCGTGAGACCACCACTTTATTGCAGCAGTCCCTTAACACAGCTGCATTACCAGAAACTGCTACTGAGATATCTGTGCACAGTTCTGATGAAAATATACCTGTGCCACAATTGtgtgagaaaattatttcatctaCCTCTACTGAAAGTAACAGTGTGCCAGTGCTTTATAATAAAAGTTcagtctctgtgtgtgtttgcagcaCTGCTATGTCTGGAGCAATTAAAGAACTTTCTTTTGCAAGTTCTGTTGATAAATCCTCTGTGTTAATGTCTGTTGACAGCGCAAACACAGCAATTTCAGCCTGTAATATAAATATGCTGAAAACCATCCAAGGGGCTGATACTCCATGCATAACTGTTGGACCAAAATGTATCGATAGCAGTAATGTACCAGTCTCCATAGACAACACAGTCTTATCAAACGCCATCGATGACAAAAGGTTGCCAGTACCCAGTAGCAATGTGAATAACGCAGTTTCCGGTCATTATGCCACTGTGCCAGCTTCATCTATTGCAAGTAACTTGCCAAATCATCTCTCTGGTAGTTCTGTACTGATTCCCCCAGTGGGGACTACCAACAGATTTCCTTCTGACAAGATAGCCATAACTGGGTGTAGCGAGCAGAGCACTGTCTCCATCCACACTACCGTCAGGTCAGCTTTAAGTTGCAGTGAGGCCCTTGCAGCAGCAGATTCTGTTGCAAGGCCACCTATCTCAATGTTTACTGGTAACATGGTGACAATAAGCTCTTATGATAATGCTACTAAATTGAATGCTGACCTCTTAGAAAAAAGCTCTGGAGCACGAAACCGGATGGATCTCTCTGGTAAATCTCATCCACTGAGCTTTACGCAAACTGCCATGAATAGGTCTATACCTTGTAAAGTCATTGTTGACCACACTACAAACCAGAATTCCAGTCTGTCACTTTCTTCCTCTATTGAAAACGTAGAGAACAGCATTGACCTGCAGAGCAGACCTGTAAGGACAGAAGCTGCCTTACAAAGTATAGCTTGTCCTCAGGTGTCTGTCATAAGCAGGCCTGAAGTGGTTGCTAATGAAAACCTTGAGCACAGTTCCAGCTTTATCGCCATTACAGCAAAGCAAGACAGCAAAAACTTGCAGGCAGGTTGTTCAAGTCTTCGAGAAGTGCCTCTTGCTCCTCAAGATAAATTAATTGAGGTGGTTCCTACCAGCCAAGGCTTTGCTGAGCAACTAAGAGGTCCTTCAGCACTGAAAAGTGAAGCCAATGCTGCCTGTGCCAGTCAGTACAACACTAACAATAGAATTTGTTGGCGTGATGAGGAGGCAATGAATACAGACCAGCCAGTGGTCAGCCATCTTACCTCTGGTAAGCATAAGGAATACACAGAGCAAAATTGcttgaaaaatgtcaaaagtGAACCTTCCAGTTACCCACAAATGTCAGAACTGCAATCCAGGAGTCTTTTGACAAGCATTGCTGTTCCTGTTAAACTGGAAACTAATGAGACTGACAAGTGCTTCAGGATGGACACCGAGGATTTTACAGGACCTGAAATGCCTGCCCAGACTGCAGAAATAGCCACGAGTGTGCAGCCACCACAGACCTCCAAGACATCCATCGCAGACTCCATGGAAGACTCCCTGTCCCTGACAACAGAAACCCTAAAGAGAGTTACGAGTGCCGGGGGCTCTAGCTGTCGCTTGTCGTCAGTGGAGGCCAACAATCCCTTAGTGACACAGTTACTGCAGGGCAATCTGCCTTTAGAGAAAGTGCTGCCGCAGCCCAGATCAGGAGCCAAACTAGAAATTAACAGGCTTCCCTTGCCTTTGCAAACTACCTCAGTATGTAAAACAGTAGTGGCTGAGAGAAATATTGTTGAACATGCTTCCAACTCTCCTAATCCAGATGGTAAAGGATTTGCAGCAGGCAGTATAGCCCCGCTACAAATCAGAAAGCGTGAAAACCATCCGAAAAAGAGGATGGCCAGGACTATAGGGGAACATGCTCAAATTAAATGTGAGCCTGGGAAGGTGTCAATGGACACAGATGTTAAAGTGGCTCCTTGTGTAATTAGTTCCAGCATGAATCAACTAGGGCACGGACAGCCATTTAAGCAGGAGTGGCTTAACAAACACGCCATTCAGAGCCGGATCGCTCACAGCCCAGAGATCAAGCAGCAGAAGAGACCATTGCCTTCATGCAGTTTCCAGCAGAGCTTATTTCACATTGATAAAAATGGCAGCTTTCACGCAGAAGCCAGTACCTCACACAGACAGCATTTTTACCAAATGTCCATGGCTGCAAGAGGCCCCATTCCTACGGCAGCTTTGTTGCAAACTACTTCAAAAGGCCCACCTGGCTGCAACGCATTTGCTTTTAGCAGACACCTGGAACAGAAGGGTTTGGGAGAC belongs to Vidua macroura isolate BioBank_ID:100142 chromosome 1, ASM2450914v1, whole genome shotgun sequence and includes:
- the ASXL3 gene encoding putative Polycomb group protein ASXL3 translates to MQFIIWAKGGNTGKKGPAEQYPATQEGVPSPFAPRFVGILILGHPIKENLLRRFYERSTSTPFVYPLEQDVLSRSDKKRSSNANAGSLRAGTGPPGAAFGPAFPQRVRPKPGGHGRAPPGRGASALEKYPNSPMTAKQILEVIQKEGLKETSGTSPLACLNAMLHTNTRVGDGTFFKIPGKSGLYALKKEESTCPTDGTLDLGCESELDGTEMAEANNNNGEENGVCPKQTSEEMSSNRDSSLTNAPVQSKLVSSFQQHTKKALKQALRQQQKRRNGVSMMVNKTVPRVVLTPLKVSDEQSDSPSGSESKNGEADGSDKEMKHGQKSPTGKQTSQHLKRLKKSGLGHLKWTKAEDIDIETPGSILVNTNLRALINKHTFASLPQHFQQYLLLLLPEVDRQMGSDGVLRLSSSALNNEFFAYAAQGWKQRLAEGEFTPEMQLRIRQEIEKEKKTEPWKEKFFERFYGEKLGMSRGESTKLTAVQNNDEDESNSLCGSSGTPGPSKQATFEDQEEKGAKVPPLPEREYSPSHSSMEQVPVKDLTADSEDILIPEESVIQEEIAEEVETSICECQEENHKPEHEFSEESVSPGGTNEETEAVQLADSTESCVMMNDVTDTVSRIEIKVELKSECPQEEMSVVIDQLEDCISPARSASSTNSVSGTAEKDSESAKELIVPEMQSAALEGSLFAGGGVAVDMELHSDPEEQLSENACISETSFSSGSPEVCIASPGGDTQSTSEEPCTPASLETACSSEVSSSENIEGDSQQKASDENLHTPLMSEMSPMSTSPVTSEASLMSNLPLTSEASPASNLPLPSETSPMSDLPLTSETSSVSSVLLTSETFVTNSLPLPSEISPVSNSPSSERLTLQQRKSPCLLEDSLPTLKEESSVIPKVVQEENLVQPKQHQSAPENMKVGPLTIIPDTSVLEESQSKNLSHQPCKSHSEIEKSYIASIPEHTVPEVIKNKNHSVQQRSDKKGTLLPSEVSVLSEGSLGKNVELLPSKPHDKLYTSSLEKATFSEVCRSKSHKLTGSTQNRLESSHSSKSLEPTKSPEARNDSRDPEIPKRKTAEQHSFGICKEKRARIDDDLPNRSASSTSPSDKEQPPREEPRVPPLKIQLSKIGPPFIIKSQPVSKPEPRVSPSTSVSSGRNTGARTLADIKARAQQARAQREAAAAAAVAAAASIVSGAMGTPCEGGKTRTLAHIKEQTKAKLFAKHQARAHLLQTSKESKSQFSSKESSTSSLEIPTTTDTKIEGSTGVIIVNPNCRSPSNKSSHHRETTTLLQQSLNTAALPETATEISVHSSDENIPVPQLCEKIISSTSTESNSVPVLYNKSSVSVCVCSTAMSGAIKELSFASSVDKSSVLMSVDSANTAISACNINMLKTIQGADTPCITVGPKCIDSSNVPVSIDNTVLSNAIDDKRLPVPSSNVNNAVSGHYATVPASSIASNLPNHLSGSSVLIPPVGTTNRFPSDKIAITGCSEQSTVSIHTTVRSALSCSEALAAADSVARPPISMFTGNMVTISSYDNATKLNADLLEKSSGARNRMDLSGKSHPLSFTQTAMNRSIPCKVIVDHTTNQNSSLSLSSSIENVENSIDLQSRPVRTEAALQSIACPQVSVISRPEVVANENLEHSSSFIAITAKQDSKNLQAGCSSLREVPLAPQDKLIEVVPTSQGFAEQLRGPSALKSEANAACASQYNTNNRICWRDEEAMNTDQPVVSHLTSGKHKEYTEQNCLKNVKSEPSSYPQMSELQSRSLLTSIAVPVKLETNETDKCFRMDTEDFTGPEMPAQTAEIATSVQPPQTSKTSIADSMEDSLSLTTETLKRVTSAGGSSCRLSSVEANNPLVTQLLQGNLPLEKVLPQPRSGAKLEINRLPLPLQTTSVCKTVVAERNIVEHASNSPNPDGKGFAAGSIAPLQIRKRENHPKKRMARTIGEHAQIKCEPGKVSMDTDVKVAPCVISSSMNQLGHGQPFKQEWLNKHAIQSRIAHSPEIKQQKRPLPSCSFQQSLFHIDKNGSFHAEASTSHRQHFYQMSMAARGPIPTAALLQTTSKGPPGCNAFAFSRHLEQKGLGDVNISTAAHQLRLGSVFSPNIQIKEGDDIASASQTLQSKTLAHPPAPPPPLPPPPPPHPNAEVPSDQKQPTVTMETTKRLSWPQPASICSNIKSEPISFEEGLSSSCELGMKQASYDQNEVKEQLKAFALKNADFSSYLLSEPQKPFTQLAAQKIQTQHPQQQQQQQLCGNYPTIHFGSTSFKRAASAIEKSIGILGSGSNTATGLSNQNAQIPVQKFADSSNADELELKCSCRLKAMIVCKGCGAFCHDDCIGPSKLCVACLVVR